The sequence taaggggccgcatccaatcccccaataatgggaattggatgtggaacaaaactatcatatgtctgttctgtggcttgggttgccacccggccagtagttcaccagcaaggctggtattttagttcccttgcaggtgccagaattttcctgtaaggactgttagggtactttcacacttgcggcaggacggatccgacaggctgttcaccctgtcagatccgtcctgccgctatttcgccggactgccactccccattgactatagcgggagtggagctacggcgcagcatggcagtgcacggcgtgaggccgccagatgaaaaagtcggacatgtagtacttttagtctggcggcctctcaccgtgctgcgccgtagctctgcccccatccccattatagtcgatgggcacagagcagcggcacggcgaagtagtggcaagatggatctgacagggtgagcagcctgtcggatccgtcctgctgcaagtgtgaaagtacccttactaatgagccctTCCATCATGGaatgcccattagtacagcctttacctccaccgctacttgtgctagtaaaaaaaataataatattacggtacctccacctccatttgctcacgctgtggagaacactccctgctgactagaagctcaggacaggacctacaagacgtcatcacgttagagcaccggtcctgagcttgcagtcagcagcgaatgttcaccgcagccaggtgaatgctaatttttttatatttttttgcaaaagcagagaaggggggcactaatgggggcattactcttactgggggcactaatggggacattattcttactgggggcattattcttactggggcactaatgtggccattactaattctgggacttacccggggcgctccattataacgtcagagcgccccaagcgcatggatcacatgatcgcatggcatctttactgttggcgttcagctcggaccttcacctgactgcagacccaggtatgtggacctttaataaaactagttgagtacccctggtctaggggttcacatactttttccacctgcactgtgaatgtttacatggtgtgttcaataaaaacatggtaacatttaattctgtgtgtgttattagtttaagcagactgtgattgtctattgttgggacttagataaagatcagatgacattttatgaccaatttgtgcagaaatcaatatcattccaaagggttcacataccttttcttgcaactgtatattggctaagaatctcagattttatcatatcagaatgaggccttagtctatATAAAATATTTGCATCtactgtgttagtgcattattttcagtgatttttcttttataaatgtagTCATGTACAATCTCATATTTATTTTTCACATCATGCAGGCtgtttatttatctttttcagaACTAAAATAAATAATCACATTTTAATTTAGTTTATTATAAAGAAAAGTAGAAACGTTTACAATAAAAAAGCAATATATTATGGGTAtattgaaagaaaaataaaaacaaatggcTCTCCTAATGTGGtgactaaaaaaactaaaaactcagATCAGTAATGAAGGAAGGTGAATGCCATGATTGCTTAGTCAGTTACTTGTTTATGAATATTTGatgtttttttaatgaaataaccTTTCCCGTCTGTCTGCTGTGATATCTGACATCCTCATGTGCTGGATTTGATAACCCTCCTTCTGCTCTCTGGGGATGGAGGATGTGGAGGAGTGATAAGAGACTCCTGACACCCCAGTGACACTTCATTATCCTCAGCATCAAACAGGGAGATATACTGGGCAGTGTGGAGGCTGGAGATATCATCATATACATATCTGATTTATAGGAAAACCATTTATATTATAGAAAATAATCCAATTAAGTGCAATGAGATATTATCTATAGGTAATAAATACGTTCATGCATCTTAATGATCTGTCTGCCTGAactctcccataggaatgaacacTTGACATGACATATTTGAGTAGACAGGGGATAAGCAGCTGTTATACAACTCTGGGTGCTGCTTATCTGGTGCATCTTTACACTGTGTACATATTAAACAGGATTAGTAAATGGGCCCCTATATGTGTATGCACTATTCCACCCCTCTTTTTAAATATTGTGTAATGTCACttttaagaggacctgtcacctctcctgacatgtcctcTCCGCCATGTaatgattctggagcatctattgttatgactccatgttgtgccattcctttattattccttctagaagttatgaattgccAGAAGTTTGTAATGtgacagactgtgcagggacacacccccaactggtaacacccatctggaccttcattgcgagCTGCTAGCTATTCATTCCTAATTTCTAACaggaaggcccctttcacacgggcgagatttccgtgcgggtgcaatgcatgaggtaaacgcattgcacccgcactgaatccggacccattcatttctatggggctgtgcacatgagcggtgattttcacgcatcacttgtgcgttgcgtgaaaatccagcatgctcctctttgtgcgtttttcacgtaacgcaggccccatagaaatgaatggggttgcgtgaaaatcgcaagcatccgcaagcaagtgcggatgcagtgcgattttcacgcacggttgctaggtgacgatcgggatggggacccgatcattattattttcccttataacatggttataagggaaaataatagcattctgaatacagaatgcatagtacaatagggctggaggggttaaaaaaaattaaaaattatttaactcaccttaatccacttgttcgcgcagccggcatctcttctgtcttcttttgtgaggaataggacctttgatgacgtcactacgttcatcacatggtccgtcacatgatccatcaccatagtgatggatcatgtgacggaccatgtgatgagcgtactgACGtcttcaaaggtcctattcctcacagaacaagacagaagagatgccgactgcgcgaacaagtggattaaggggagttaaatgttttttgtttttttttaacccctccagccctattgtactatgcattctgtattcagaatgctattcccttataaccatgttataagggaaaataatacaatctacacaaccttgaacccaaacctgaacttctgtgaagaagttcaagtCTGGGtatcacattcagttttttatcacgcccgtgcaaaacgcattgcacccgcgcgataaaaactgaacatcggaacgcaatcgcagtcaaaactgactgcaattgcgttcctactcgcgcgggtttgccgcaatgcaccaggacggatccggaactaatccggacacgctcgtctgcaaggggccaaatagtaaaagaatgaaaaaatgggcagtacggtggctcagtggttagcactgatgATTtggagtgctggggtcctaggtccgaatctgaccaaagacaacatctacatggagtttgtatgttctccctttgTTTGAGTGGGTTTCCTCCGCGTTCTCCGGTTTCTTCCActgctccaaagacatactgatagggaccttagattgtgagcatgATGCTAATGGCTGTaatgcgctgtggaatatagtagcgctatataagtactTAAATATGGAGTCATAGGAATAAATGTTCCAGATTTGTTATTACAACGGGGGTGCAATTCCTCTTTAAGATAGCACTCCAGCAAAACTTGGGGGTGAAGTTATCAGTGACTGTACAAGAGTATTCTGGAGCACAGAAGCTGCAAATTCACGTGAAAGCTACAGTTTGGACAAAATGTGAGACTTTTTACTGTTTTGCACTTTCTTGTCACTTTTTAAAATTGATAGGATAAAGttagagggggcgtggcctccATGGCCCAATAGATTTACCAtatgtattgcaaaaaattggaaTGAATTATGGCGTAAATCTATGTGCATCTTACGTCACTTCAGGTTAAGACCAGCGCTGGCTTAAATTCCACCCTCTATGTTTTACTTAGTGCAGGGATTGGGAGGTGAAGGAGCAAAAAATATCACTAATATGCTTATAGTGgattgtcacctctcctgacatgtctgttatagCAAACCCTGCATTCCacttgtaataataattctggagcatcaattgtgccattcctttattattcctgcgagaagttatgaatgaattcctcgcagtttgcaatgaagctccagatgggtgttaccagtaggggTTTATCCCTGCCCAATctgccactggcagcactgactggatagtgtcAGCCACACTCCCTGACTGGTAACACCTAtctttgcaaactgctagcaatccaTGTATAACTTCTAGAAGGACTAATAAacaaatggcacaacacagagtcatgagaatagatgccccagaagTGTTATCACATGGGGAAAGGGAGTaaatactaaaacagacatgtcaggagaggtgagaggtcctctttaaacccttCCCAATTTGTGCCATACATGGGTTGCAAAAGATGGCATCCTCTCCAGAGCAGACACAGCAGACACCCAAGGAGATCTTACATTTTTACTCAAATAATTTTGGAGATATTTTATACAGAGcaaaaaacacattttatataatttgtgacttttcacgACCAGAGATGAGCTGTGAGCCATAATGCAGATCCGTGTTCTGTGGATTAGTAATGACATACGGAGGATTTGACTTGAGAAAATAAATGGTAAATAAAGCATCATGtttagaaaatatatatttattgtttataaTCTGCAATCATATACAAGCACAGATTTATGAAATATGAAGTATCTGCAAATATTGCATACCACAGTACAAGTTATACATTAACTCCTGACACCTCTTACACATATTGCATACTAGGAAATATCAATAAATGATAAGCAGTAGTTGCAAATATTGCATACCAGCCATACTAAATTGAATGGCACCTGTTACATATCAATATACACAAAGTATTGAACATTGGAGTAATTCCTGCAAATattgcaaaacagatccgttacaaCCTAGCAATTATCCCCATAGGAGAGAAGGACCAGTATACTGAACAATTGTCTccaaaacaacaactcccagcatgccctggaagcttaatgactgtgacacaattAAGGCCAAAATCAAGCAATACAAGCAATGCACGTGGCATTTTACTATTACTCTATATATAGAGCCAGTACACACTACATataatctgctgtacagtactgtATGATACAtagtatctactgtatatatcaggCCGGAGGTCTCACCTCCATTATTCTGCAATGCTTTGCACTGGAGGTctgatatatacatacactactcccctctgtatacagccagtacacactacatataatctgctgtacagtactgtATGATACAtagtatctactgtatatatcaggCCGGAGGACTCACCTCCATTATTCTGCAATGCTTTGCACTGGAGGTctgatatatacatacactactcccctctgtatacagtcagtacacactacatataatctgctgtacagtactgtATGATACAtagtatctactgtatatatcaggCCGGAGGTCTCACCTCCATTATTCTACAATGCTTTGCACTGGAGGTctgatatatacatacactactcccctctgtatacagccagtacacactacatataacctgatacattgtatcactgAGAATATTCATAGAATGTGTCCATATAGGACTAGGACATCTTCTTCATAGAAGACAACGACTCATATAACAATATAGAACCAAGTCCATacaggagagctgcagcagacagcagATAATATGAAGGACTAGTAAATCACGTAGTAATTACACCATGTCCAGAATGAACTTCTTCTCCATCTCATGATGAGACATTAGTGAGAGGCAGAATCCACCCCATCTCCAGCTCTCAGGTATACGGGGGTACATAGCTCTGAGATCAGTCCACACCAGGGGATCCAGTCACTACCAGGGTCTCCACAAGGCTTTGCTGCTGTCCAGGGGGCTGTGTTTGCTGGGGGTCTGGTGGATGGAGGATACAGGAGGAGATACAGCCCCGTATGTCATAGTGTGAGCCCcagggaggttctgcagcagctggatcTGGAGCTCGGTCTGTTTGTGCTGGGATAGGAAGGTGATGGAGTCCTGGACGCAGGTGGAGAAGCCTTCTCTCTGGGCCTGGCTGGAGGCTGTGACATCTAGAACAGGAGAGACATACATGTCAGTGACAGCGTCCATCAGCTGCTGCAATCTGCTCTCAGTAAGAAACATATGAGGGGTGTGAAGGGCCGGGACAGGACACTTACTTCTCTCCGCCATGTGGCGCTGCAGTAAGGTGACCGCCATCTCCAGGATATCGGCtttctcaggtttggaggggagctgATGTCTCTGGAACTCCTTCTCCAGTAAGATGCGCAGCTGCTCAATGCTGCTGTTAATCCGGTCTCTCCTCATCTTCTCGATCACCGGTTTCCTCAGCTGCAGAATAAGGCATAAGGGTTGGTTAGTTACATGCGGCAGTGGATGCACCTTTATGGCGGTGAAGAAGCATTTGATGCTATGAGAGGAGGAGATGTGGTAGATCAGCACTTACTTTTCTGGGCTGCCGGGTGAGGGGATCATTAGCAGGGCTCTGGATGAggctgacgctgtaaggagccatcGGTCAGTGTGCGGCAGTGTCCTCTCTGTAGATGGGACGTCAGTGATGTGCGGCCAGGGAGGCAGACAGCCCCTCTATATACCCCTCTCCTGCATAATGATGTGTGAGGATCAGAGCGAGCACAGGTTCCCACACTCAGCCTCCAATCACACAGCAGCGGGGACAATAGACGTGTGTCCATCTGGAGCCTCCAATACAGGAGATAATAGAGACTGCTGGGGGCAAGCTGTGAGCCGGAGTGTGGGAAAGACCTGCACCAAGATGCTATCTGCCGTAATGACATATTGATCAGGGCATGGATGGGATTACATGCTGTACTTTAAGTGGAGATCCTCCTGACCTGTCATTGACACATCACCGCCAATAATAAGAACCTGtgtaaatacagttgcaagaaaaagtatgtgaaccttttggaattatatggatttctgcacaaattggtcataaaatgtgatctgatcttcatctaagtcacaacaatagacaatcacagtctgcttaaactattaacacacaaagaattaaatgttaccatgtttttattgaacacaccatgtaaacattcacagtgcaggtggaaaaagtatgtgaacccttggatttaataactggttcaacctcctttggcagcaataacttcaaccaaatgtttcctgtagtttcggatcagatgtgcacaacggtcaggagtaattcttgaccattcctctttacagtttCAGTtcggcaatattcttgggatgtctggtgtgaatcgctttcttgaggtcatgccacagcatctcaatctggttgaggtcaggactctgactgggccactccagaaggcgtattttcttctgtttaaaccattctgttgttgatttacttctatggtttgggtcgttgtcctgttgcaacacccatcttctgttgagcttcagctggtggatagatggccttaagttctcctgcaaaatgtcttgataaatttgggaattcatttttcctttgatgatagcaatccgtccaggccctgacgcagcaaagcagccccaaaccatgatgcccccaccaccatacttcacagttgggatgaggttttgatgttggtgtgctgtgcctctttttctccacacatagtgttgtgtgtttcttccaaacaactcaactttggtttcatctgtctacagaatattttgccagtactgctttggaacatccaggtgctcttgtgcaaactgtaaacgtgcagcaatgttttttttggacagcagtggcttcctctgtggtatcctcccatgaaatccattcttgtttagtgttttacgtatcgtagatttgctaacagtgatgttggcatatgccagagacttttgtaggtctttagctgacactctaggattcttcttctttacctcattgagcagtctgtgctgtgctattgcagtcatctttacaggacggccactcctagggagagtagcagcagtgctgaactttctccatttatagacaatttgtcttactgtggactgatgaacagcaaggcttttggagatacttttataaccctttataaccctttccagcttcaaCAATTCTtattcgtaggtcttctgagagctcttttgtgcgaggcatcattcacatcaggcaatgcttcttgtgaaaagcaaacccagaactggtgtgtgttttttatagggcagggcagctgtaactaacacctccaatctcatctcattgattggactccagttggctgacaccacactccaattagctcttgcagatgtcattagtctagggtttcacatactttttccacctgcactgtgaatgtttacatggagtgttcaataaaaacatggtaacatttaattctttgtgtgttattagtttaagcagactgtgattgtctattgttgtgacttagacaaAACATACAATTCACACTTTTAGATGTTAAATGAAGTAGAAACATTACAATTTAGTGTCCTGCCCTAAAGAGCTGGCAGTCTATTAGGGTCTGGCCACACAGTCAGCTTCcttatgcagttttggaagccaaaatcaggagtggatcataaaagaagagaaagtataaagggctgatccagggtactttcacatccgcgtttggtgcggatccgtcatggatctgcacagatggatccgttcagataatacaaacgtctgtatccattcagaacggatccgtttgtattatctttaacatagccaggacggatcagtcttAAAcattattgaaagtcaatggaggacagatccatttGGTTCAGTTTCGTCAGTCAGACGGATCGTTTGGTTCagcttcgtcagacggacaccaaaacgctgcaaccagcgttttggtgtccagcgTCCGCATCCAAAGctgaatggagacggaacagaggcaaactgatgcattctgagaagaaccttttccattcagaatgcatttgggccaaactgatccgttttgtaccgcttgtgagagccctgaatgggtcTGTTTTTGATTTCCGCAAAAAACACCGTAACCCCTCCGCACAAAGTACCACGTCCCCTCGCTGCAAACCACAAGTTTACTCCGCGCAACCAACTCCAATACCTTGAATGCACCAAAAAAATGCCAATGAAAACGCTGCCCTAAACAAGCACACTTCATAACCTGCTTCACAAATCACACCCATCTGACTCCACAGACGCTGCAACAATTCATCTGATACCGGGCGTCGTTTGTTCCTGCTAAAGGTACTCCGCCGGAAACCTTTTAAAGCTTGACGCACCAGGAAACATTTTGAAATGTCCAACACACCCCGCATGCTTAACCAAAAGGAAACCGCCGACACCCTCTTCGCCACCACAGAATAAGACATGGCACATGCTCCCAAACACATAATAACCGATATCCGATAAATGTATACCATCATTGAAAAACAGGCCTGCCTCTCCACTCTCCAAATCCACATGCCTGAAAGAAAAACCACCTAATAAAAGGCATAAACTTAGACAAAACGCTGTTAATCCGTCTCCGGACCTTGTCCTTAAACCTTAGGGCAGGATAAACCCTCCAACACCACCTAGAGATAATTTTGGAGAAACAAGCCTCGTTTCAGGGAAGAGCCAACGCAgatctgacattgttttcttcaTTTGAAATATCAACTCCATTGTGTCTATGCCGCCTACATCATTACCACCTAGATGAATAATGACAATGTCCGGGTTAGGAAACACATCATGTAGGTGTAAAATGAGACCGATCAAACCTGACCACCGAAGACCCCGAACTCCAGCCCAGCAGATcttgacagaatctggaggtaaCGATAAATTTAGTCCGTAGCAGCGCTCTGCAGCCCTCCTATAAGAATGGCCCAGAATCCATAGCGTACGACCTGTAAAAACTAAAACGTGTTAATCAATCAGCAAATGAGGTCTGACATACAGTTGATACCTATTAGACGACCACCTCCCAATCCGTCTAATAGCCGACTCATTCAATTCCGCAAGAGCCGCGGACGTTGCTGCTCCAATACGAAAAGAATGGGAAGAAAAGAAATGAGCACCCAAACCAAGCTTCTCCAAACATTTAGCTAATACAGCCCTAAATTGAAATTGGGACAGAGGAGACAGATCTTGGTGCAAAAGAAAATTTGCGTTGCTAACCCTGGGCCGGATCGCCAAATAATGCAAAACCGCATCAACAGGACATATCCTTTTATCCATAATTGAACCTATTCTCACATAATAACCCTTACCCGCCTGATCAGTTTTAGACCTTGCAACAAAAATAGACAATATAAAACCTCTAACTGAAACATGACTTAAACTTAAACCAGACTG is a genomic window of Bufo bufo chromosome 1, aBufBuf1.1, whole genome shotgun sequence containing:
- the LOC120998932 gene encoding transcription factor HES-5-like — encoded protein: MAPYSVSLIQSPANDPLTRQPRKLRKPVIEKMRRDRINSSIEQLRILLEKEFQRHQLPSKPEKADILEMAVTLLQRHMAERNVTASSQAQREGFSTCVQDSITFLSQHKQTELQIQLLQNLPGAHTMTYGAVSPPVSSIHQTPSKHSPLDSSKALWRPW